One genomic segment of Occultella kanbiaonis includes these proteins:
- a CDS encoding transketolase produces MMTAHAPQVRAWRQTRTAVEAASPTEQAALLAEQSRLIRRSVLAMIGRAKAGHIGGDFSVTDILTTLYFGVLRIDPAHPDAPVRDRFIMSKGHCAASLYSVLAFSGYFDPAELDTFMGPYSALNGHPNRTKVPGVETNTGPLGHGLPVAVGEALGTRMLRHDSRVFVVCGDGELQEGSNWEALMSAAHYRLSNLTLVIDRNRLQQGARTEETNALDPLEDKLAAFGWEVREADGHDHAALLEAFAPAAGTRPVAVIANTIKGKGVTFIEDRVEWHHKVPTPEQIDLALKELA; encoded by the coding sequence ATGATGACCGCACACGCGCCCCAGGTGCGTGCCTGGCGGCAGACGCGCACCGCCGTCGAAGCGGCATCACCCACCGAGCAGGCCGCGCTCCTCGCCGAGCAGTCCCGGCTGATCCGCCGCTCGGTGCTCGCCATGATCGGACGGGCGAAGGCCGGCCACATCGGTGGCGACTTCTCGGTCACCGACATCCTCACCACCCTCTACTTCGGCGTGCTCCGGATCGACCCGGCCCACCCGGACGCGCCGGTCCGGGACCGGTTCATCATGTCCAAGGGGCACTGTGCCGCCTCCCTCTACTCCGTGCTCGCCTTCTCGGGCTACTTCGACCCGGCCGAGCTCGACACGTTCATGGGTCCCTACTCGGCTCTGAACGGGCACCCGAACCGGACCAAGGTGCCCGGCGTCGAGACGAACACCGGCCCGCTCGGGCACGGCCTGCCGGTCGCGGTCGGGGAGGCCCTCGGCACCCGCATGCTCCGTCACGACAGCCGGGTGTTCGTAGTCTGCGGTGACGGGGAGCTGCAGGAGGGCAGCAACTGGGAGGCGCTCATGTCCGCCGCCCATTACCGGCTGTCGAACCTGACCCTGGTGATCGACCGGAACCGGCTCCAGCAGGGCGCCCGGACCGAGGAGACCAATGCCCTGGACCCGCTCGAGGACAAGCTCGCCGCGTTCGGCTGGGAGGTGCGTGAGGCGGACGGGCACGACCACGCCGCCCTGCTCGAGGCGTTCGCGCCCGCGGCCGGCACCCGACCGGTGGCGGTGATTGCGAACACCATCAAGGGCAAGGGCGTCACGTTCATCGAGGACCGCGTCGAGTGGCACCACAAGGTACCCACGCCCGAACAGATCGACCTCGCCCTGAAGGAGCTGGCATGA
- a CDS encoding carbohydrate ABC transporter permease, with protein sequence MRTDERSAPARKGSSSRRVFLRHVVACVLGIVLLYPLLWMLSSSVKPDRLIFSDTGLWPSEFDFSHYVDGWVALDFPFGLYMMNSLIIVVLSIIGNVLSCGMAAFAFSRLRFPGRRALFAVMLGTLMLPAHVLLVPQYVIFSNLGWLNTYLPLVVPAFLASNAFFIFLMVQFMRALPKELDDAARIDGCGSYRTFLYVVSPLCVPAFATTAIFTFIWTWNEFFSPLLYLTDPELYTVPLALRQFMNAEGLSSWGQIFAMSTLSLAPVVGFFIAGQKYLVDGIATTGIK encoded by the coding sequence ATGAGAACTGACGAACGCTCGGCACCGGCGCGGAAGGGCTCATCCTCCAGGCGCGTGTTCCTGCGACACGTCGTCGCGTGCGTCCTCGGCATCGTGCTGCTCTACCCGCTGCTGTGGATGCTCTCCAGTTCGGTCAAGCCCGACCGACTGATCTTCTCCGACACCGGCCTGTGGCCGAGCGAGTTCGACTTCAGCCACTACGTCGACGGCTGGGTGGCACTGGACTTCCCGTTCGGCCTCTACATGATGAACTCGCTCATCATCGTGGTGCTGAGCATCATCGGGAACGTCCTCTCGTGCGGCATGGCGGCGTTCGCGTTCTCCCGGCTCCGGTTCCCCGGACGGCGAGCCCTCTTCGCCGTGATGCTCGGCACCCTGATGCTGCCCGCGCACGTGCTGCTGGTGCCCCAGTACGTCATCTTCTCCAACCTGGGCTGGCTCAACACCTACCTACCCCTGGTGGTGCCCGCCTTCCTGGCCAGCAACGCCTTCTTCATCTTCCTGATGGTGCAGTTCATGCGCGCCCTGCCCAAGGAACTCGACGACGCGGCGAGGATCGACGGTTGCGGGAGCTACCGCACCTTCCTGTACGTGGTCTCACCGCTGTGCGTCCCCGCGTTCGCCACGACGGCGATCTTCACGTTCATCTGGACGTGGAACGAGTTCTTCTCACCGCTGCTCTACCTCACCGACCCCGAACTCTACACGGTGCCGCTCGCGCTGCGCCAGTTCATGAACGCGGAGGGCCTGAGTTCGTGGGGCCAGATCTTCGCGATGTCGACGTTGTCCCTGGCCCCGGTCGTCGGCTTCTTCATCGCGGGCCAGAAGTACTTGGTGGACGGAATCGCCACCACCGGAATCAAATGA
- a CDS encoding transketolase family protein — translation MSLADTAALTYDNRTAFAEELLEIARADERVVAVCNDSVGSSNLVGFRQAFPDRLINVGIAEQNMVGVGAGLAAAGLIPFVCAAGPFLTGRSLEQVKADVAYSAHNVILCGMSPGMAYGELGPTHHSVEDLSWLRALPGLDIVVPADRHQTRQAVRQAAAEPRPTYLRVGRHKVPDVTAPTDPLERGRFLLARDGGDVTLIGTGTLVSRTLAAADLLAADGIDARVLNAAYIAPLDVDAIRAAAAQTRAIVTAEEANISGGLGAAVALTVASLGRGPVVRALGLSEFAPTGSNDLLLEHFGLTGPAIAAAAREALAG, via the coding sequence ATGAGCCTCGCCGACACTGCCGCCCTGACCTACGACAACCGGACCGCGTTCGCCGAGGAGCTCCTCGAGATCGCCCGCGCGGACGAGCGCGTCGTCGCCGTCTGCAACGACTCCGTGGGCTCCTCGAACCTGGTGGGCTTCCGCCAGGCGTTCCCGGACCGGCTCATCAACGTCGGCATCGCCGAGCAGAACATGGTCGGCGTGGGCGCCGGGCTCGCGGCAGCCGGACTCATCCCGTTCGTCTGCGCGGCCGGCCCGTTCCTCACCGGCCGCTCCCTCGAACAGGTCAAGGCCGACGTCGCCTACAGCGCCCACAACGTGATCCTCTGTGGCATGAGCCCCGGCATGGCCTACGGCGAGCTCGGCCCCACCCACCACTCGGTCGAGGACCTCTCCTGGCTGCGTGCGCTGCCGGGCCTGGACATCGTGGTCCCCGCGGACCGGCACCAGACCCGCCAGGCCGTGCGCCAGGCCGCCGCCGAACCGCGACCCACCTACCTCCGCGTCGGCCGGCACAAGGTCCCGGACGTCACCGCGCCCACCGACCCGCTCGAGCGCGGCCGCTTCCTGCTCGCCCGCGACGGCGGCGACGTCACCCTGATCGGCACCGGCACCCTGGTCTCCCGGACCCTCGCCGCGGCCGACCTGCTCGCGGCGGACGGCATCGACGCGCGCGTCCTCAACGCGGCCTACATCGCCCCGCTGGACGTCGACGCCATCCGCGCCGCCGCCGCCCAGACCCGCGCCATCGTCACCGCCGAGGAGGCGAACATCTCCGGCGGACTCGGCGCGGCCGTCGCGCTCACGGTCGCCTCACTCGGCCGCGGCCCGGTGGTGAGAGCCCTGGGACTGTCCGAGTTCGCGCCGACGGGCAGCAACGACCTGCTGCTGGAGCACTTCGGTCTCACCGGGCCCGCGATCGCCGCTGCCGCGCGGGAGGCGCTCGCCGGGTGA
- a CDS encoding alpha/beta fold hydrolase, which translates to MDISQAEIRYLARPEGRLAYTVTGTGPLVIAVPGMGDLRSVYRDLEGPITGAGYRLAVMDLRGHGDSDTTFTTHGDAVTGADILALADELGESAIVIGNSMSASAAAWAAAERPDAVAGMVLLSPFLREPVSNRLARAATRVLYRILFARPWGAAFWGSYYAGLNKVTKAPWLDEHVRAIRSSLGEPGRLRSFRELAVQLDHSEVEVRLPEVAAPALILIGDRDPDFGSPAEELAWATAAIDAEGTLIADAGHYPQAQRPDLVAPATLSFLSKVRPTAQNPAPQPAGGSLA; encoded by the coding sequence ATGGATATTAGCCAAGCCGAGATCCGCTATCTCGCCCGGCCCGAGGGCCGCCTCGCGTACACCGTCACCGGTACCGGTCCGCTCGTCATCGCCGTCCCCGGGATGGGCGATCTGCGCTCGGTCTACCGCGACCTCGAAGGGCCGATCACGGGGGCCGGCTACCGCCTCGCCGTGATGGACCTGCGCGGTCACGGCGACAGCGACACCACGTTCACCACGCACGGCGATGCCGTGACCGGTGCCGACATCCTGGCCCTCGCCGACGAGCTCGGCGAGAGCGCCATCGTGATCGGCAACTCGATGAGCGCCTCCGCGGCCGCCTGGGCCGCCGCCGAGCGCCCGGACGCCGTTGCCGGCATGGTCCTGCTCAGCCCGTTCCTGCGGGAGCCGGTGAGCAACCGGCTCGCCCGGGCGGCGACCCGCGTCCTCTACCGGATCCTGTTCGCGCGCCCCTGGGGTGCCGCGTTCTGGGGCTCCTACTACGCCGGCCTCAACAAGGTGACGAAGGCACCGTGGCTCGACGAGCACGTGCGCGCCATCCGGAGCAGCCTCGGCGAGCCGGGCCGGCTCCGCTCGTTCCGCGAGCTGGCCGTGCAGCTCGACCACTCGGAGGTGGAGGTGCGGCTACCCGAGGTCGCGGCGCCCGCGCTCATCCTCATCGGCGACCGCGATCCGGACTTCGGTTCCCCCGCCGAGGAGCTCGCCTGGGCCACCGCCGCGATCGACGCCGAGGGCACGCTGATCGCGGACGCGGGCCACTACCCCCAGGCGCAGCGCCCCGACCTCGTGGCTCCCGCGACGCTGTCCTTCCTGTCGAAGGTCCGTCCGACGGCCCAGAACCCGGCCCCGCAGCCGGCTGGCGGCTCGCTTGCCTAG
- a CDS encoding hydroxyacid dehydrogenase: MTTPTAKPAAAALLNAQALAAVLDPEDLARLHALVNVAGVHSRAAELHGTDHLADVEVLLTGWGTPSLDAELLTAMPSLRLVLHSAGSIRHLTPGDFWERGITVVSAAEANNEPVAEFVVATAVLALKGTHRSAAHLRAAHAFLPAQDDLGIYERRIGLVGFGSIARKVATGLHRFGHRIDVWDPYLENGDAEGHGVHRRDSLAELFETSQVLSIHAPWLPGRNDHMIGHDELRRLPTGATLINTARGALVDEVALVRVLGSRPDLHAVLDVTCPDPPGADSPLYGLENVTLTGHIAGSVGLERRRLGRLVVDELQRWLAGEPLQHRVTQEQALLRA; this comes from the coding sequence ATGACGACCCCCACGGCGAAGCCGGCCGCGGCCGCGCTGCTCAACGCGCAAGCGCTCGCCGCCGTCCTGGACCCCGAGGACCTCGCCCGCCTGCACGCGCTGGTGAACGTCGCAGGCGTGCACAGCAGGGCCGCGGAGTTGCACGGCACCGACCACCTCGCGGACGTCGAGGTGCTGCTCACCGGGTGGGGCACCCCGAGCCTGGACGCCGAACTGCTCACGGCCATGCCGTCGCTGCGCCTCGTCCTCCACAGCGCCGGGTCGATCCGGCACCTCACTCCCGGCGACTTCTGGGAGCGCGGCATCACCGTGGTCTCCGCGGCCGAGGCCAACAACGAGCCGGTGGCCGAGTTCGTCGTCGCCACCGCCGTGCTCGCCCTCAAGGGCACGCACCGCAGCGCGGCCCACCTGCGGGCCGCACACGCCTTCCTGCCCGCCCAGGACGACCTCGGCATCTACGAGCGCAGGATCGGGCTCGTCGGCTTCGGTTCGATCGCCCGCAAGGTGGCCACCGGACTGCACCGCTTCGGTCACCGGATCGACGTCTGGGACCCCTACCTCGAGAACGGCGACGCAGAAGGGCACGGTGTGCACCGCCGCGATTCCCTCGCCGAACTGTTCGAGACCAGCCAGGTGCTGAGCATCCACGCCCCCTGGCTGCCGGGCCGCAACGACCACATGATCGGCCACGACGAACTGCGGCGGCTCCCCACCGGGGCGACCCTGATCAACACGGCCCGTGGCGCCCTGGTGGATGAGGTCGCCCTGGTGCGGGTGCTCGGCTCCCGGCCGGATCTGCATGCGGTGCTCGACGTCACCTGCCCCGACCCGCCGGGCGCCGACTCGCCGCTCTACGGGCTCGAGAACGTCACCCTCACGGGGCACATCGCCGGCAGTGTCGGCTTGGAGCGCCGCCGCCTCGGCCGGCTCGTCGTCGACGAGCTGCAACGCTGGCTCGCCGGGGAGCCACTGCAGCACCGGGTCACGCAGGAGCAGGCGCTCCTGCGGGCCTGA
- a CDS encoding mandelate racemase/muconate lactonizing enzyme family protein, whose amino-acid sequence MTAITAVRLTPVNVARTTGLICGHVIVELETDAGHVGLGEMSDFQHLPRFHPDIDDLTGTLESMLAGADPLATNRISRLLEEAFPSAGSLYDKGAVIRCGIDTALWDLRGRLSGRSVSSLLGGAVHPALPVAYPVFRQRHRRDVEANLELVAGRLAQGFTRFRVYVGGDLELDELFLRALRTRFGDQIELKSLDFSNLLPATTALRFIDRTRDVGYDLVEAPARQGDVTGLAEVRRRAHVPVSEHVYDAASALRLASEGAVDVLNVGLFALGGITPALRVVAIAEAAGLACLVGTTQELSIGTAAAAHFGVATGSVTVASDPVGPLLYRSDVVVDPVTYTDGALQAPPGPGLGVELDPDRLRELAGPLRWDRGPTTATIDRVGSTS is encoded by the coding sequence GTGACCGCGATCACCGCGGTACGGCTCACCCCGGTGAACGTCGCCCGCACCACCGGCCTGATCTGCGGTCACGTCATCGTCGAGTTGGAGACGGACGCCGGGCACGTCGGCCTCGGGGAGATGTCGGACTTCCAACACCTGCCGAGGTTCCACCCCGACATCGACGACCTGACCGGCACGCTGGAGTCGATGCTCGCCGGGGCCGACCCCCTGGCCACGAACCGGATCTCCCGGCTCCTCGAGGAGGCCTTCCCCTCGGCCGGGTCCCTGTACGACAAGGGCGCCGTGATCAGGTGCGGCATCGACACGGCCCTGTGGGACCTGCGCGGCAGGCTGAGCGGGCGCAGCGTCAGCAGCTTGCTCGGCGGCGCCGTCCACCCGGCCCTCCCGGTTGCCTACCCGGTGTTCCGGCAGCGTCACCGGCGGGACGTCGAGGCGAACCTCGAGCTGGTCGCGGGCCGGCTGGCGCAAGGTTTCACCAGGTTCCGTGTCTACGTCGGCGGCGACCTCGAGCTGGACGAACTGTTCCTGCGCGCGCTCCGAACCCGGTTCGGCGATCAGATCGAGCTCAAGTCGCTCGACTTCTCCAACCTGCTTCCGGCCACCACCGCGCTCCGGTTCATCGACCGCACCCGCGACGTCGGGTACGACCTCGTCGAAGCGCCTGCCCGGCAAGGTGACGTCACCGGACTCGCCGAGGTCCGCCGTCGGGCCCACGTTCCGGTCAGCGAGCACGTGTACGACGCGGCGAGCGCGCTCCGGCTGGCGTCCGAGGGCGCCGTCGACGTCCTCAACGTCGGCCTGTTCGCGCTCGGCGGCATCACGCCGGCGCTGCGGGTCGTCGCGATCGCCGAGGCCGCGGGCCTGGCCTGCCTCGTCGGCACCACCCAGGAACTCTCGATCGGTACCGCCGCGGCGGCCCACTTCGGCGTCGCCACCGGATCCGTCACGGTCGCCAGCGACCCGGTCGGACCGCTGCTGTACCGCTCCGACGTCGTGGTCGACCCGGTGACCTACACGGACGGGGCCCTGCAGGCTCCGCCCGGGCCCGGTCTCGGTGTCGAGCTCGACCCCGACCGGCTGCGCGAGCTGGCCGGGCCGCTGCGCTGGGACCGGGGCCCCACCACCGCCACCATCGACCGGGTCGGGAGCACGTCATGA
- a CDS encoding SDR family NAD(P)-dependent oxidoreductase, which yields MNHPQRFRGTRVLVTGGSRNIGSAIVERFAAEGAHVAVNGVVPGEAEDLATRLVEAGHTAIAVPADVSDPDQVERMLARVAAELGGIDVLVNNAAVPLLGRVPFLELTLEHWDRQFDVAARGTYLCTHAAARRMRPGASVINLSSIGATKAHRSAAAYDASKGAIEAFTRAVALDLAPHGIRVNAIAPGAISNTRFEALDPTVQAREVAPIPLGHAGSGADVAGVAAFLASSDAAYLTGQVITVDGGLGAQARQASVEIEIDPGVDGAT from the coding sequence ATGAACCATCCCCAACGTTTCCGCGGCACCCGCGTGCTCGTCACGGGCGGGTCGCGCAACATCGGAAGCGCGATCGTGGAGCGGTTCGCCGCCGAGGGCGCGCACGTCGCCGTCAACGGCGTGGTCCCGGGCGAGGCCGAGGACCTGGCGACCAGGCTCGTCGAGGCCGGACACACAGCGATCGCGGTCCCGGCGGACGTGTCCGACCCCGACCAGGTCGAGCGGATGCTCGCCCGGGTCGCCGCCGAGCTGGGCGGCATCGACGTGCTCGTGAACAACGCCGCCGTGCCGCTGCTCGGCCGGGTCCCGTTCCTCGAGCTCACCCTCGAGCACTGGGACCGCCAGTTCGACGTGGCCGCCCGCGGCACCTACCTGTGCACGCACGCGGCAGCCCGGCGGATGCGCCCCGGCGCCTCGGTGATCAACCTCTCCTCGATCGGTGCCACCAAGGCACACCGGTCGGCCGCCGCCTACGACGCCAGCAAGGGCGCCATCGAGGCGTTCACCCGAGCCGTGGCGCTCGACCTGGCGCCGCACGGCATCCGCGTGAACGCGATCGCCCCCGGCGCCATCTCGAACACGCGGTTCGAGGCCCTTGATCCGACCGTCCAGGCCCGCGAGGTGGCCCCGATCCCGCTCGGGCACGCGGGCAGCGGCGCCGACGTCGCCGGCGTCGCCGCGTTCCTCGCCTCGTCCGACGCGGCCTACCTCACCGGTCAGGTGATCACGGTCGACGGCGGCCTCGGCGCCCAGGCCCGGCAGGCCTCCGTCGAGATCGAGATCGACCCTGGCGTGGACGGTGCCACGTGA
- a CDS encoding dihydrodipicolinate synthase family protein, translated as MRIPLDGVTAVLVAGYRSGTAGIDEATVAQIATRVATAGIPVLTALGNTAEVQQLEPAERHAVLRAVATVRTPATTLVAGVSGALGTLLREIEAAGQLGYHAAMVHEPADPFGDGDGLADFYRQVARDSALPLVLYVRSARLSHAHLADLAALPAVVGVKYARTDLHTLARLLDGAAGTQCTWINGLAESAVASFGALGVTSFTSGIANARPDIALAVHRAVTGGDLTALRALVRDFVGPVEALRAEHGGRYNVATIKALLRWQGIDPGGVRAPHSELSQAALSRLAAAVGAGAPPADGRATNPSPPTPHESRDRR; from the coding sequence GTGAGGATCCCGCTCGACGGCGTCACCGCGGTCCTCGTCGCCGGCTACCGGTCCGGCACGGCCGGCATCGACGAGGCGACGGTCGCGCAGATCGCGACCCGCGTCGCCACGGCCGGGATCCCGGTGCTGACCGCCCTTGGCAACACCGCCGAGGTGCAACAGCTCGAACCGGCCGAGCGCCACGCCGTCCTGCGGGCCGTGGCGACCGTCAGGACGCCGGCCACCACCCTGGTCGCCGGGGTCAGCGGCGCCCTCGGCACCCTCCTGCGCGAGATCGAGGCCGCCGGGCAGTTGGGCTATCACGCCGCCATGGTGCACGAACCCGCGGACCCGTTCGGCGACGGCGACGGGCTCGCCGACTTCTACCGGCAGGTCGCTCGAGACAGTGCTCTCCCCCTCGTCCTCTACGTTCGCTCGGCGCGGCTCTCGCACGCCCACCTCGCCGACCTCGCAGCGCTGCCCGCCGTGGTGGGCGTGAAGTACGCCCGCACCGACCTGCACACCCTCGCGCGGCTGCTCGACGGGGCGGCAGGCACACAGTGCACCTGGATCAACGGGCTGGCGGAGTCCGCCGTCGCCTCCTTCGGCGCGCTCGGCGTCACGTCGTTCACGTCCGGCATCGCCAACGCCCGCCCGGACATCGCCCTGGCGGTGCACCGGGCCGTCACCGGTGGTGACCTCACCGCCCTGCGTGCCTTGGTCCGCGACTTCGTCGGTCCCGTCGAGGCGCTGCGCGCCGAGCACGGCGGCCGGTACAACGTCGCAACCATCAAGGCGCTGCTGCGCTGGCAGGGGATCGACCCCGGCGGCGTCCGGGCACCGCACTCCGAGCTCAGCCAGGCCGCGCTGAGCCGACTCGCCGCCGCCGTCGGAGCGGGTGCTCCGCCCGCGGACGGCCGAGCCACGAACCCCAGTCCCCCGACTCCCCACGAGAGTAGAGACCGCCGATGA
- a CDS encoding carbohydrate ABC transporter permease gives MTTSTLERTSRRPQDPQGPPAGQRRRTRQDWSGYVFLLPWFGGMLFTVVPFLWSLYLAFTDYNLLNPPEFSGLDNIERMIADSTLHHSLVVTFTYTFVSVPLSLAAALAVAVLLNKGMGGLRIYRSVFYLPSLIGSSVAVVMLWRAIFGANGIVNDVLERFGVQTQSWIGSPDTALGVLISLNVWTFGAPMVIFLAALRQVPAAYYEAAALDGASRWRQFRSVTMPLISPVIFFNLVLAIIGSMQTFTQGYVVSNGTGGPSDSTLFYNLYLYQQGFGNFDMGYASAMAWLLLVIIAAFTAVNFLAQKYWVHYEN, from the coding sequence GTGACGACGTCCACGCTCGAGCGGACGAGCCGGCGGCCGCAGGACCCGCAGGGACCGCCGGCCGGCCAGCGGCGCCGCACCCGCCAGGACTGGTCCGGCTATGTCTTCCTGCTGCCCTGGTTCGGCGGGATGCTGTTCACCGTCGTCCCGTTCCTGTGGTCGCTGTACCTGGCGTTCACCGACTACAACCTGCTGAACCCGCCGGAGTTCTCCGGGCTGGACAACATCGAACGGATGATCGCGGACAGCACCCTGCACCACTCGCTCGTGGTGACCTTCACCTACACGTTCGTCTCGGTGCCGCTCTCCCTGGCGGCGGCGCTGGCCGTCGCGGTCCTGCTCAACAAGGGCATGGGCGGGCTGCGGATCTACCGGTCCGTGTTCTACCTGCCCTCGCTGATCGGCAGTTCGGTGGCGGTCGTGATGCTGTGGCGAGCGATCTTCGGCGCCAACGGCATCGTCAACGACGTGCTGGAACGCTTCGGCGTCCAGACCCAGTCGTGGATCGGCAGCCCCGACACCGCGCTCGGGGTCCTCATCTCCCTGAACGTGTGGACGTTCGGGGCTCCAATGGTCATCTTCCTGGCCGCGCTGCGACAGGTGCCCGCCGCCTACTACGAGGCGGCTGCCCTGGACGGAGCCTCCCGATGGCGCCAGTTCCGCTCCGTGACGATGCCGCTGATCAGCCCGGTGATCTTCTTCAACCTGGTGCTCGCGATCATCGGGTCGATGCAGACGTTCACCCAGGGCTACGTGGTCAGCAACGGCACCGGCGGGCCGTCGGACTCCACCCTGTTCTACAACCTCTACCTGTACCAGCAGGGGTTCGGGAACTTCGACATGGGCTACGCCTCCGCGATGGCCTGGCTGCTCCTGGTGATCATCGCCGCGTTCACCGCCGTCAACTTCCTCGCGCAGAAGTACTGGGTGCACTATGAGAACTGA
- a CDS encoding nucleoside hydrolase → MTSEPQRRRAIINTDAKNEADDQYAIVHALLSPTIDIRGLVAAHFGTVRSQRSMEDSRDEIDLILELLALDHRVPVANGAAHAIPDPATPVDSPGARLIIDEAHRSGEGTLHVAFLGPLTDMASALLLDPSIQDTDMVVIWIGGHHYYDPIYPLQPKVEFNLSNDIAAANVVMASRLPVWQVPSSVYRQVAVGYAELDARVAPHGRLGRYLVDQLHEWNATHHAGPIEHRSLGDSPAIGLILNPGSAHFSSRPAPVFAPDGSTAVSHEGTRNVLVAESFDTRWLLEDMFHKIARHAPADGAPR, encoded by the coding sequence ATGACGTCCGAGCCGCAGCGTCGACGCGCGATCATCAACACCGACGCCAAGAACGAGGCCGACGACCAGTACGCGATCGTGCACGCACTGCTCTCGCCGACCATCGACATCCGCGGCCTGGTCGCCGCCCACTTCGGGACCGTGCGATCGCAGCGCAGCATGGAGGACTCCCGGGACGAGATCGACCTCATCCTCGAGTTGCTCGCGCTCGACCATCGGGTCCCGGTGGCGAACGGCGCCGCCCACGCGATCCCGGATCCGGCCACGCCGGTGGACTCCCCGGGAGCCCGGCTGATCATCGACGAGGCCCACCGGTCCGGCGAGGGCACCCTGCACGTCGCGTTCCTCGGGCCGTTGACGGATATGGCGAGCGCACTCCTGCTGGACCCGAGCATCCAGGACACCGACATGGTGGTGATCTGGATCGGCGGACACCACTACTACGACCCGATCTACCCGTTGCAGCCGAAGGTCGAGTTCAACCTCTCCAACGACATCGCGGCGGCGAACGTCGTGATGGCGTCGCGCCTGCCGGTGTGGCAGGTCCCGAGCTCGGTCTACCGGCAGGTGGCCGTCGGCTACGCGGAGCTGGACGCGCGGGTCGCGCCGCACGGACGACTCGGCCGCTACCTGGTGGATCAGCTGCACGAGTGGAACGCGACCCACCACGCCGGCCCGATCGAGCACCGGTCCCTGGGTGACTCGCCCGCGATCGGCTTGATCCTGAACCCGGGCAGCGCGCACTTCTCGTCCCGGCCGGCGCCGGTCTTCGCCCCCGACGGGTCCACGGCGGTGAGCCACGAGGGCACCCGGAACGTCCTGGTCGCGGAGTCCTTTGACACCCGCTGGCTCCTCGAGGACATGTTCCACAAGATCGCCCGCCACGCTCCCGCAGACGGGGCCCCGCGATGA
- a CDS encoding ABC transporter substrate-binding protein: MAGCSRFGGSSPGGASSAGGALNFVWKGDATRAEQMRAAVALFAEQHPDLDISTEYQSGSEYLQKLAVRFASSSPPDVMRMERESLREYADRGVLLDVSEHSDLLNTDALPESLLNSGLVGGKLYGVAGGVTSTSIVIDRAAFTEFGVEPPDLTGWNWEDYGRVCAQLTEASGGAVYGGDLPIGALQTFGTWLRQQGLDLWTEDGAVGFTEQDVLPWYELWVEFEAMGAIPAGGAIDTLGAAADQSAIAQGLTASAMIPSNSFASFNTASGGDLEMGYFPGESTGTARGMQLIPALFWSISAASAVPEDAVALIDFLTNDVAANEAMAGTNGIPPSQDVVTELAQDLSADEQIAYEHILSLGELDLVDPIPAPVGAQDFSDQLTTIADEVRFARMTPAEAASAVVAAAQESWGDA; encoded by the coding sequence ATGGCCGGCTGCAGCCGCTTCGGCGGGAGCAGCCCCGGTGGGGCGAGCTCGGCCGGCGGAGCACTCAACTTCGTCTGGAAGGGGGACGCCACCCGCGCCGAGCAGATGCGAGCCGCGGTGGCGCTGTTCGCCGAACAGCACCCGGACCTGGACATCTCCACCGAGTACCAGTCGGGCTCGGAGTACCTGCAGAAGCTCGCGGTCCGGTTCGCCTCGAGCAGCCCACCGGACGTTATGCGCATGGAACGGGAGTCGCTGCGCGAGTACGCCGACCGCGGCGTGCTGCTCGACGTCAGCGAGCACTCCGACCTGCTGAACACCGACGCGCTTCCGGAGTCCCTGCTGAACTCGGGCCTGGTCGGCGGCAAGCTCTACGGGGTGGCCGGCGGTGTCACGTCGACGTCCATCGTGATCGACCGGGCGGCGTTCACCGAGTTCGGCGTCGAGCCGCCGGACCTGACCGGCTGGAACTGGGAGGACTACGGCCGGGTCTGCGCGCAGCTGACCGAGGCCAGCGGCGGCGCCGTGTACGGCGGCGACCTGCCGATCGGCGCGCTCCAGACGTTCGGGACCTGGCTGCGTCAGCAGGGCCTGGACCTGTGGACCGAGGACGGCGCGGTCGGTTTCACCGAGCAGGACGTGCTGCCGTGGTACGAGCTCTGGGTCGAGTTCGAGGCGATGGGGGCGATCCCGGCCGGTGGTGCGATCGACACCCTCGGTGCGGCAGCCGACCAGTCCGCCATCGCGCAGGGACTCACCGCGTCCGCGATGATCCCGTCGAACTCGTTCGCCTCCTTCAACACGGCCTCCGGCGGCGACCTGGAGATGGGCTACTTCCCCGGCGAGAGCACCGGCACTGCCCGTGGCATGCAACTGATCCCGGCCCTGTTCTGGTCGATCAGCGCCGCCAGCGCTGTCCCCGAGGACGCCGTGGCCCTGATCGACTTCCTGACCAATGACGTCGCCGCCAACGAGGCCATGGCCGGTACCAACGGGATCCCGCCGAGCCAGGACGTGGTGACCGAACTGGCCCAGGACCTCAGCGCCGACGAGCAGATCGCGTACGAGCACATCCTGAGCCTGGGCGAGCTGGACCTGGTCGACCCGATCCCGGCCCCGGTCGGCGCCCAGGACTTCTCCGACCAGCTCACCACGATCGCCGACGAGGTGCGGTTCGCCCGGATGACGCCCGCCGAGGCAGCGAGTGCCGTGGTCGCCGCGGCGCAGGAGTCGTGGGGCGACGCGTGA